The window GAAGTGGTGGGCTCATGTCGACGGGCAAGAACGAGACCGCGGTGGTCGACGCGGTCCGCAAGGACCTCTTCATCGACGGCGCCTGGCGACCGGCCGAGGACGGCAGGACGTTCAAGGTCGAGGATCCGTCGACCGGCAAGGTGCTCTGTGCGGTCGCCGACGCCTCGCCCAAGGACGGCGTCGCCGCGCTCGACGCGGCGGTGGCGGCACAGCCGGAGTGGGCGGCGACGCCACCGCGTGAGCGCAGCGAGATCCTGCGCAGGTCGTACGAGGCCCTGATGGACCGCCAGGACGAGCTCGGCCTGCTGATGACCCTGGAGATGGGCAAGCCGCTGGCCGAGGCGAAGGGCGAGATCGCGTACGCGGCCGAGTTCTTCCGTTGGTTCGCGGAGGAAGCCGTCCGCATCGACGGCGGGTACGCCGTGTCGGCCGACGGCAAGAGCCGGATGCTCGTCACCAAGCAGCCGGTGGGCCCGACCCTGCTGATCACGCCGTGGAACTTCCCGATGGCGATGTGCACGCGCAAGATCGGCCCCGCGGTCGCCGCCGGTTGCACGATGGTGTTCAAGCCGGCCGCGCTCACGCCGCTGAGCGCACTCGCGGTCACCGAGATCCTCACCGAGGCCGGCCTTCCCGCCGGCGTGCTCAACGTCGTCAACACCTCGAACTCGGGTGGGGTGATGGAGCCGCTCATCCGCGACGGACGCGCGCGCAAGCTCTCGTTCACCGGATCGACCGAGGTGGGCCGCAAGCTGCTCGAGCAGTGCGCGGGCAACGTCCTGCGCACGTCGATGGAGCTCGGCGGCAACGCCCCGTTCATCGTGTTCGAGGACGCGGACATCGACCAGGCCATCGCCGGGGCGATGGTCGCGAAGATGCGCAACATCGGCGAGGCGTGCACGGCCGCCAACCGGCTCTACGTGCACGAGAACATCGCCGACGAGTTCGCCCGCCGGCTCGGCGAGACCATGTCGGCCCTGGTCGTCGGCCGCGGTGTCGACGACGGCGTCAACGTCGGGCCGCTGATCGACCACCGGGCCGTGGAGAAGGTCGAGCAGCTCGTCGCCGACGCGGTGGCCAAGGGTGCGAGGGTCGTCGTCGGCGGCGAGCGCGGCGCGGGCGACGGACACTTCTACAACCCGACGGTGCTCGCCGACGTACCCGCCGAGGCCGACGTCCGGACGACCGAGATCTTCGGTCCCGTCGCGCCGATCGTCACGTTCAGCGACGAGGACGAGGTCGTCGCCGCGGCCAACGACACCGAGTTCGGCCTGGTGTCGTACCTCTTCACCACCAACCTCACCCGCGCGCTGCGCGTGTGCGAGCGGCTGGAGACGGGCATGATCGGGCTCAACCAGGGCCTGGTCGCCAACGCCGGCGCCCCGTTCGGCGGCGTCAAGCAGTCCGGCCTCGGCCGCGAGGGCGGCCGCGTCGGCATCGAGGAGTTCCTCGAGACGAAGTACATCGCGATGCCGACCCCGTAGCGGGGCGGTGTCCACCCGTGAGGGGCACCCTCACCGTGCCAGGGAGGCTGTTGCGCTTTGGGGTCCGGTGTGGTGATG of the Streptosporangiales bacterium genome contains:
- a CDS encoding aldehyde dehydrogenase family protein, encoding MSTGKNETAVVDAVRKDLFIDGAWRPAEDGRTFKVEDPSTGKVLCAVADASPKDGVAALDAAVAAQPEWAATPPRERSEILRRSYEALMDRQDELGLLMTLEMGKPLAEAKGEIAYAAEFFRWFAEEAVRIDGGYAVSADGKSRMLVTKQPVGPTLLITPWNFPMAMCTRKIGPAVAAGCTMVFKPAALTPLSALAVTEILTEAGLPAGVLNVVNTSNSGGVMEPLIRDGRARKLSFTGSTEVGRKLLEQCAGNVLRTSMELGGNAPFIVFEDADIDQAIAGAMVAKMRNIGEACTAANRLYVHENIADEFARRLGETMSALVVGRGVDDGVNVGPLIDHRAVEKVEQLVADAVAKGARVVVGGERGAGDGHFYNPTVLADVPAEADVRTTEIFGPVAPIVTFSDEDEVVAAANDTEFGLVSYLFTTNLTRALRVCERLETGMIGLNQGLVANAGAPFGGVKQSGLGREGGRVGIEEFLETKYIAMPTP